In Caldicellulosiruptor obsidiansis OB47, a single window of DNA contains:
- a CDS encoding SpoIIIAC/SpoIIIAD family protein, with product MEILNIIALCMVSIFVVSILKRTQKEIGLAVAVIVGILIFLMMIDKLVYVVEKIIEMSNKVSFAGGYVKTLIKMTGIALVSEYTASVCKDSGESAIAEKVEFAGKIIILFLSLPLIMSLFDLITKFLR from the coding sequence ATGGAAATATTAAATATCATTGCGCTTTGCATGGTCTCAATTTTTGTTGTGAGTATATTAAAAAGAACTCAAAAAGAGATTGGACTTGCTGTGGCAGTCATAGTTGGGATACTGATTTTTTTAATGATGATTGATAAACTTGTATATGTTGTGGAAAAGATTATTGAGATGAGTAACAAAGTTTCATTTGCAGGTGGATATGTAAAGACGTTAATAAAAATGACTGGTATTGCACTGGTTTCAGAGTATACAGCAAGCGTGTGTAAAGACAGCGGTGAGAGTGCAATTGCTGAAAAGGTGGAATTTGCAGGAAAGATTATAATCTTGTTTTTATCACTTCCTTTAATAATGAGCCTATTTGATTTGATTACCAAATTTT